Part of the Xenopus tropicalis strain Nigerian chromosome 3, UCB_Xtro_10.0, whole genome shotgun sequence genome, AGAAAAATTtggatacccattgtaagcagcagccctgctcTACTTTATGGCTGAGACTCTAGCCAGTCTGTCTTTAAATTAGAGAATTTATACCACAATGAGACAAGGCTATGGAAGGTGGGGGTGCCCTATAGTAACCCTACTGATCAGAGACCGACTGTTGGTTATTAGATAGCAGAGAGACTGAGACATGAAAGCTTAGCAATTGTCACATCAGGCTAAATGtggacacacgtggcgatttgcgatctctCGTGCAACCATCAGtcggatttctacctccttctgccgattcagccctgaaggcagattttgctcaggcgccttctatggcacccattcaaaatcttttaacctgggtgatcggtgagtcgaccaatatcagcagactcctgcgatatcggttgactcgccgacttgccatacacgcacaaaatatcgtacgaaacgaggtttcgtacgatattatcggtgcgtctatggccacctttagactgtcaTGTATGACATTAGACTAAAAGAAACAAGAAAAGGAAAGTTTAGGATGACAGTACCCCTTCAGACTCATTAGCATATGTAATTACATCTTCTTGGAAATAATAAAATACCGTTAATTAAAAAAACGAAAAAAGCAGGAGCTTAAGCTCATTGTACAGCAGCGTATATTCCCTATATAACTGGCCTGTGATACCTGCCACCGTGACAGCTACCTAATTGGTGCAGATCCCAGCAGGAAGCAACAGCTCCAACTACGCTGCGGTTTAAAGGGAAGACAAGTGATGTTATTATACAGCCGAAGCCTTTTCCCTTACTCTTAATCTGGCAGCTGTCTTGGAACTTGGTTTTACAGTTTAATGCTGAAGTCATTTGCTAAATCTGCTGCTCATTTTAAATTATTCTATTTGATATATACCAAGAAGAATTCCACATTTCATTCAAGGTATTAGAAAGAGgcctttttaatgtatttataaggCTTCAACCTATTCAGTAGCACTGGTGCTATTTATCATGAATAAGGCTAAGTCTGATTGTGGTTTACTTATTTTCAAGTTGCCTCTTTCTGTTAAAGCCCTTTTACCCCTATACACAAAAGCAGCTttaggtttatgtcccctttaaaattaaCAGGGAGCGGGCTTGCCTTGTCATTTATTGCCATTATGTATCCTTATAGGCAACATTAACAAGGGCCAATCTGCTGAGAGTAGGCAAGGCTAGCGGCGAGGACATGGCCTACAGTGAGAAAATTCTTTCCTCTAATTATACAGTCTTTTTCATGTCATTTAATTGAATCAATTATTTTCTCAAACACCACATTAGCCTGCACTTTGTAATAAACTACATTTACCATAACCCCCTGTTCTACTGCATTGATACAAGATCCTTTCAACCTATGCTTAGTGCCAATGTGCTACGGCAAACTGACTTATACAGTAATGTtttctgtaaccctgttatgagATAGGTGGGGGGGCTGACAGCCTGTGTTGGACCTCCAAGGTGTTATCTATTCTTTGACAAAGTTTTATCTTCCACAGTGTATATTGTAAAAATAGTGAGGAACATGTTTTTCTCCAACAATTCATAATTCTCATGTGGTTTTGCGGACTCTTTCTGTTAGTAAAAGTAAAGCAATACCGCCACCTACTGGGTAAAAGGAGATTGGAATGTTTTGCTGGTTTAAGCAGCTGAGTTTGACAAATAAGAGGGCTCAAGGAGAGGAATGCGTgccaatgccgatagttgacccGTGCCTGTCACCAATGCTCCCCCCAGGACAATTAAATATCAAGGTAAGCTTTTGAGCTTGAgcgtagcaggggagattcaacaGATAAGGGGCGGGCTTTTTtccggagcagagcaggcacagcaattaaatggcaatgctgagaatcgggacatctaacaatgaatccgggacagcgggcagtgcttTAAATATCGTGACTGTCCCGCTGAAAACGGgatggttgggaggtatgcatttacatctgcaaatgcaGTTGCCTTCCTGCACTTTTTGCAGCAGTGAGGTGTGTGTTAAATCCATTTCATTagaggtacttgcatcaaaatgctccttacacttctgtatagttgcgcttaatactgctcagtccttcctgccacACATTTTGTGATTACCTTGTGCAAAGTCCCCAGGCCACTGCAACAACACCAcacataaaacataatttaattttatattaactTATGCAtgtataaaaaacattatttcaaaAAGTTCCAGATATTTAACTCACATCCATTTCTTCTCAGCTCTCTCAAACTGCACAAGCAAGTGCTAACTTCCTGCTTCCTATTTCCTAGACAGAATGAGCCTAAGGCCGCCTTTGTGAACGAAGCCCTTGTCATTTGCTGtgtctcatagagcattctgggagggATATGCCTAacatctagggcagtgctgtacaacttctgcggtaccaagggccggaatttttctggcctacatggtggagggccaataatgaaagccagttttgatcactccccttatttaaaccacacccatgttatcacaagcgcTTTTAagaccacattaatggtggtagtgcaataaaaacccaaatggttggtgctcactgtagggatatcccccatcattcatatgtgaaagaattatattatgtcatattaagacactcccttaaatccatatgcctcctcctcctcccctgtggatagcacacccccagcatataattacacaccttacgGACCATATAAAGACTATGTCCatatgctaacaaacttccagaacaaacccctgccaggttcacctcccacaggcagcatagggcaggcagagtaaggcacacacaggcagcatagggcaggcagagtatcgcacacacagccaacttagggaaggcagagtatggtacaccccggcagcatagggaaggcagagtactgtatgtgccatggtctgcctgtcctatgctgcctgtgtgtgccatactctgcctaccttacaacgcctgtgtgtgccatactctgcctgccctatgctgcctgtgtgtgtgccatactctgcctgccctatgctgcctgtgtgtaccatactctgcctgccctatgctgcctgtgtgtaccatactctgcctgccctatgctgcctgtgtgtatggcacacacagacagcatagggcaggcagagtattgcacacacaggcaccatacagtgacacaatgctggtttACAGTCTgtgtgaggtgtgaacaggtaaacaatgtgggtgcttgtttaaacaatacagaggtttacagtatgaatttgaggtgttaacaatgcagggggccagttaatacTGATACcaattaaagcttacacaaaagtaagcagaAGAAAGGGGCTACGGGCCGGATGCAGCCCGTGGGCCACCAGTTGAACTGCCCTGCTCTACAGCATAGGAATGGAAAACGTTAACAAACCAAAGGTGTCATTTTCCAGAAAGGGTAAAATAATGTGTTAAAAATCCATTCATCACAAATCTAGCGTATTCCCTATAGACCCAAATATAAACCCCAATATGTTCCCTCCTACCCCCCTGCAACAGGCCTTCCAACACCAGTTCCAAAGAACCATAGTTCCCTTTGTGCTCACTAAGCTTGAAACTACCCTCCGAAACCCCTCCTCCAAAAAGCTGATCACCACACTATACTCCCTGCTCCTCTCCACCCTCCAATCTCCCTTTCTCACAGCTCAAAAAGCCTGGTGCCAAGACATACCGGAGCTGGACAGTGAATATTGGGAGGAAGCAACAGACAGGGCCTATGACTATTTGATCTCTACAAGAGACAGGTTAATCCAGTTCAAAATCATACATAGACTCCATCAGACCCCGTTACGACTATATAGTATGGGAATCCGCAACTCATCTCAGTGCCCTAAATGTGGTGCCCCTAAGGCCAACTACTTTCACTTAATGTGGTCTTGCCCACAAATACATCACTTTTGGAACCAGGTCCTAGACCATATCCAAAACACAACATCCCTACCTAAAATACTCAATCCCAAGGTTTGCCTACTTGGCATTGTGGATGACATTACTCCCAAATCCGCATCGCGCATCCTCTATAGAACAttactgttttatgccaggaaaactATCCTCTTTCAAtggatggcacactctcccccAACAACTGCCAGCTGGCTCAATCTACTTAAAGCccttctgccactgatacaactCCCCTACATAGTAAGAGGATGCCCTCAAAAGTATGACATGGTATGGGGAACATGGGTTGAAGCCATGGAATAACGCCACATGGTCCTCCCTGGCAATTTGAACCTCCACTGGTAATCCCAAATCCTCCCCTTCTTTAACAGGAGTCTGAACACTATCTCGAGTAGGACACTATTGATTATCTAACCCAATGTACCGTTTATATCCTGGCATGAAAAGAacacgcttgtagaaccaatgtcaatgttttatgttgttttatgttacaaatgaataaacacctttgaaaaaaatCCATTCATCTATTTGATTCTTGCACTGTACTTGGCCTCACACACAGTCACATAAAACATATCAACGCAGACATAAGCAGGTAACCCCACCCCCCGAGTGAGTTTTGCATTCGTTTTAGTAAAAGTACAATTTAAGAGCAGATAGTTTGAATTGATTCTCCCTTTTTAGTGTCATTCTCACTAAGGTCAAATCTCTGGATAACTAGTAACTAGCAGACACCCTTCATAAACTGATTTTTTGAACATAATGATGGAATTTTGGCTAGTTGGGGTTTCCAGAGGCAAATTCTGGTTTTGGTCAGCTGTATTTAGACCTGCAGCTTTTAGCAAATACCATTTGTTCAAAGATCTGTTCTTTAGTATTTTTCCCCGGTAGCGCCCCATCTTATTTTCTTCTGATTAAcggcacatgctctgggctgatGTCAGTCATTTGAGTTTAGAGAcccacaatatacagtacaggtatgggaccccttaaatcagtaacttgtacttgatcccaactaagatataattcatccttattggagtgTTTTTATTTACTGCGCTATAGTTCTGACTCCGAAAAGAACGTCCTGTTACACTGTCAAACCCGGAGAAATAAAAGGGACATAACTGGTTTGGCTTTCTTTTCCTACTTCAAGAATAACAGACTTTGCAATATAAAGAAACCACAACTCCAGTAAGGGCACAGGTTTAATGATTTTAAGTACAAAAGCAGTCACTGACATTCCCCACTGTCCACTTCACCAACCAAAAAATCTCATTAATGACCCTAATGCCACAATATCTCAAGCAGCCCGAGTGGAGCACATTTGTATTCCAATGTCTCATTTGCCGTCAGTATTCAGTAAGTTATTATTACAGCAACTGTGCAGAGAGTCCCGTTAGGGTAAAAGAGGATTAATGGAACCAAAGATGGTAGGGCTGCAAATTCAAAATGGCATTTTAGCCTGAAGAAGTAGTAGATTCTGTCCCATTGGCCAAGCAGCTCCCATTAGTCTACTGGGCAAGGCGAGATATGGTTCCGCACTCAGTAAATGCCATAAGTTGGTTCTTCTGAGTCTCGATAACGGTCCAGGTACCGCAAGGGTTTTCCATGAGGGTATTTCACTTGCTTAGGGTGATATTTAGGCGAGCGCTCATATTCAAATACTGGTTCTCTCAtgtctggagaaaaaaaaaggaagaaaagaaaggTGAAGAAGCATTGTGGGGATGGGCAGATCAGGAGTGAGATTTTACAGTGGTAGGCATAAAAGGGGCCACGGCATGCAGGGAAGGTGGGGAATCTACTAAGGAAAGGGCAGCAAGATGGCAGAAATACACAAAGAGGGGGTAGGATCTACTAAGGGAGGAATGCAGACAGATGCCAAGGCAGGATGATGGTTCTGCCAAGAAGGGCTGGGAGGGCCCATATAAGGAAGTAGAACAGGACTTATACTCACTGAGTAACTGGTGATAGACCTGGGTAACACTGTCATCCCACGCACACTGGAAAAAGGCCAAGCCTGCAGGGGTGAGACTCTCCTCATACTTTCTGTAGAAGTCTAATGTCTTAAATGTCCTCAGCTttagactgtggctgtgggaggaGACACAAATGTAAATACAACTCAAACTCAAAACAATGACTAAATCCAGGACTGGGGTTCATTACCATGGGTTTGGTCGAAGCTCATCCTTAAACTCAATGCGTCGATCCTGCTTAAACAAGAGGAAGATGTGCCTGTGGTATCCTGTGCCTTTGGCAGGGAATGGTGGGAAGTAATGGCAGATCTGTTCTCCTGAATGCACCTGGTTTCCTGGGATGTTTCCTCTGCACAAAGAATGTGGGAAAGACAATTAGCAAGGCAAGTATGGGGGAACAGACAATaccttatatgtaataaaaggcattaagtttgcccaggaacagtaaccaatagcaatgaaacaggtgaccagtaaatcctgcctgctgattagttgctatgggttactgctcctgggcaaacttagtgcattttattacataacccctaaacTGTTCTAATACTCACACCAGCCAAAGTACATATTCAGAATCTGTCTCCTTCAGGTGCCCATCTGTgccgaaaaaaaaaaagcagttaagtGGAGTCCAAAAACAAATTAGCAGCCTATCACTAACTCTGGTCAAGTGCTGGTCAAGTTTGTGCTAAGAGCTAATTTCATTAACCTGGTATTATATCTCTTTTTAAAAAGGCACCCATCCCTTTCTTGAAGtgatctaatgtatctgccagtacaaccgcTTCAATAGATGGAATTCTACAGTCTCACAGCTCTCGCTTAAAAACAGACCTGGATTGGTGAGCAGTAGAGTCCACAAAGAACCTTCCTCGGCTTCAAATGTCACTTCAGGAGGACCAGACGCCTGGCAAAAGAAAGCAGATCCTAGTGGCGCGCCCTGCATTAAACTGCCCATTAAGGTCTAGCACACAAATAGACACCAACCTCAGCTGGGGTAACCAAATTCCCGTGATAAACTGGCATCAGGAATTCATCACCCTTGTTGTACTGCACTCTAAGTGTGACGCTGGGGACAAAGGTGGCATCTCCAAACAGATCCTTGAACACGCCATAATGTTCCGCCACCCGTTGCACGTGGGATCGGCCAGTTGTTCTCTCCCATTCTGCTTGGACCTCATCCAGGGGAATCCTTACTAGAAAGGGGGAAAAGGAGATTATTCTAATAATTAATAATCCCATTGGCAGCAAAGGAGTTAATGTACCTGAATGCAGGGCACCTGGGTGACTTAGTAGAAGGCCAAGGTTCCCAAGTATTATTTCATTTAAGCCTGCCCTTATGTTATGACTTGGAACTCAGAATAAGTTGTCTCTGTCTGTGTATCATATATGGTACATGCCCTCAGTGGCAAATTAACTTTGGCTGCGACCCTGGGCAGTGTACTGCCCCCTGCAACTAGCTATTGCCATGGCACTGGACCCCGCCCTGAAGCACCACTACATGCTCTTTACTGGCTGGTATAACTAACAATAGCACTTACAGGGTTTGTTCacatttaaataaacctttagtatgatgtagagatactattttgagacaattttcaaatggtcttttgttattgtttgcagcaggggcgggccaagccaatcaggtgccctaggcaacccggtcggccactttgcccttgtgtctgagctttcagaaggtgccagcgctacacattagaactgctttcagctaacctattgtttctcctactcccatgtaactggaggagtcccgagccagacttggatttcttactattgagtgttattctgatacctactgggagctgctgctatcttgctcccttcccattgttctgctgattggctgctgccccccagcagccaatcagcagaacaatgggaagggagcaaaatagcagctcccagtaggtatttaggggggggggggatatggctagccccatgtgacattttaaaattaaaatataaataaatctgtttgcccttttgaaaaccagattacaatgcaggatcctgctggagaagctctat contains:
- the mrpl38 gene encoding 39S ribosomal protein L38, mitochondrial isoform X1; the encoded protein is MDTPCDPSLASVCVSYLLRHLLVTGKMAAPLARAARRPAIGRFLSTTAALCKRVPPLGPMPNEQFEGQDVQSLEKYRSFARYYQATEQEQKRSQWWRTYRQYQQEGEDTTREKADIGFPHFTPRNAKTTQARKQILRENHRNPELERAARLRTLRIPLDEVQAEWERTTGRSHVQRVAEHYGVFKDLFGDATFVPSVTLRVQYNKGDEFLMPVYHGNLVTPAEASGPPEVTFEAEEGSLWTLLLTNPDGHLKETDSEYVLWLVGNIPGNQVHSGEQICHYFPPFPAKGTGYHRHIFLLFKQDRRIEFKDELRPNPCHSLKLRTFKTLDFYRKYEESLTPAGLAFFQCAWDDSVTQVYHQLLNMREPVFEYERSPKYHPKQVKYPHGKPLRYLDRYRDSEEPTYGIY
- the mrpl38 gene encoding 39S ribosomal protein L38, mitochondrial; amino-acid sequence: MPNEQFEGQDVQSLEKYRSFARYYQATEQEQKRSQWWRTYRQYQQEGEDTTREKADIGFPHFTPRNAKTTQARKQILRENHRNPELERAARLRTLRIPLDEVQAEWERTTGRSHVQRVAEHYGVFKDLFGDATFVPSVTLRVQYNKGDEFLMPVYHGNLVTPAEASGPPEVTFEAEEGSLWTLLLTNPDGHLKETDSEYVLWLVGNIPGNQVHSGEQICHYFPPFPAKGTGYHRHIFLLFKQDRRIEFKDELRPNPCHSLKLRTFKTLDFYRKYEESLTPAGLAFFQCAWDDSVTQVYHQLLNMREPVFEYERSPKYHPKQVKYPHGKPLRYLDRYRDSEEPTYGIY